A genomic stretch from Deltaproteobacteria bacterium includes:
- a CDS encoding alpha/beta fold hydrolase, whose amino-acid sequence MTLQRRLTHAAASIPVVGHALSERLVGARHRADERVIALADDGHPVALHRIRPEGETKGRPVILCHGIACNRYFFDHHPERSFARSLAREGRDVWILEMRGHGHSRRASRVETILRHQWQFDDYVMGDLPAAIRTVQERTGADRVDWIGHSMGGMVMYAYLMTHPGEDVGTVVALGSPTFIDNRFWFWQVAAAIQPFTRFIPNYPVRFIAWAAAPFILALHPFIPNPFYTSGNMRARDAARLFQNVLDDVSNEEFRVGATFIRRKGFRSPSLKLNYAASFDRVRRPLLVVAAAHDVLAPPRDVYAAYDRSASADKRYVNLGRREGYSADYGHVDLVMGKRALEEVLPIVTEWLQRHDPR is encoded by the coding sequence ATGACCCTTCAGAGGCGCCTCACCCATGCCGCGGCCAGTATCCCCGTCGTGGGCCACGCCCTGAGCGAGCGGCTTGTAGGGGCAAGGCACCGGGCCGATGAGCGCGTTATCGCCCTGGCCGATGATGGTCATCCGGTTGCATTGCACAGGATCCGGCCCGAAGGTGAAACAAAAGGCCGGCCGGTCATTCTCTGCCACGGGATCGCCTGCAACCGCTATTTCTTCGATCACCACCCGGAGCGCTCTTTTGCCCGGTCATTGGCGAGGGAAGGGCGGGACGTCTGGATTCTTGAAATGCGCGGTCATGGCCACTCCCGACGCGCAAGCCGCGTGGAAACCATTCTTCGCCATCAATGGCAATTTGATGATTACGTAATGGGCGATCTGCCGGCGGCGATCCGTACCGTGCAGGAGCGGACTGGCGCAGACCGTGTGGACTGGATCGGCCACTCGATGGGCGGGATGGTGATGTACGCTTATCTCATGACCCATCCTGGCGAGGATGTAGGCACGGTTGTGGCGCTGGGTTCGCCGACTTTCATCGACAACCGGTTCTGGTTCTGGCAGGTTGCCGCCGCCATTCAGCCGTTTACACGGTTTATTCCGAATTACCCGGTACGGTTCATTGCCTGGGCGGCAGCGCCGTTTATTCTGGCCCTGCACCCGTTTATTCCAAATCCGTTCTATACGAGCGGAAACATGCGTGCTCGTGATGCAGCCCGCCTGTTTCAGAACGTCCTCGATGACGTGTCGAACGAGGAGTTTCGTGTTGGGGCGACCTTTATCCGTCGCAAGGGTTTCAGGTCACCCAGCCTGAAACTGAACTACGCCGCGAGTTTCGACCGTGTGCGCCGTCCACTGCTTGTCGTCGCTGCCGCTCATGATGTGCTCGCACCGCCCCGGGACGTTTACGCCGCCTATGACCGTTCGGCTTCCGCAGACAAGCGATATGTGAACCTGGGCCGCCGTGAAGGTTACAGTGCCGACTATGGGCATGTGGACCTGGTGATGGGGAAAAGGGCCCTTGAGGAAGTCCTTCCCATCGTTACTGAGTGGCTGCAGAGACATGATCCCAGATGA
- a CDS encoding type 1 glutamine amidotransferase, whose protein sequence is MSPSSSRPFVWCLLHARCENPGLIALELERKGVGIRYVRTWAGEPVPDLGGGAAGLIVMGGPMGVYETDKYPFLADEMNLIRQMEKENLPVLGVCLGAQLIAAAFGGNVAPGPAKEIGWYPVKLTGDASDDPLWSRVPERNFVAFHWHGDRLELPDGAVHLASSEMTPNQAFRYGRNVWGIQFHLEVDSDLIAGMTRAFDDELQAERIPRERLLDGRASYLPGLESISRILFGGWAGLVKSGGLSPRP, encoded by the coding sequence ATGAGTCCTTCTTCCAGCCGCCCTTTTGTCTGGTGCCTGCTTCACGCGAGGTGTGAAAACCCGGGACTGATCGCACTGGAACTGGAACGGAAGGGCGTCGGAATCCGCTATGTGCGGACCTGGGCGGGAGAGCCCGTGCCGGACCTGGGCGGCGGCGCTGCGGGGCTGATCGTTATGGGCGGTCCGATGGGAGTCTATGAAACGGACAAGTATCCGTTTCTTGCGGACGAGATGAACCTGATCCGCCAGATGGAAAAGGAAAACCTGCCTGTTCTGGGTGTATGCTTGGGGGCTCAGCTCATAGCCGCAGCCTTTGGCGGCAATGTCGCTCCCGGGCCGGCCAAGGAGATCGGGTGGTACCCGGTGAAGCTTACTGGTGACGCTTCAGATGATCCTCTCTGGAGCCGTGTACCCGAACGGAATTTCGTAGCCTTCCACTGGCACGGTGACCGGCTGGAACTGCCAGATGGAGCGGTCCATCTCGCTTCGTCAGAGATGACGCCCAACCAGGCGTTCCGGTACGGAAGGAATGTATGGGGAATCCAGTTTCATCTGGAGGTGGATAGTGACCTGATAGCAGGGATGACCCGCGCCTTCGACGATGAACTTCAGGCCGAGCGGATACCGCGGGAACGGCTGCTCGATGGCCGCGCCAGTTACCTGCCCGGGCTTGAATCCATCAGCCGCATCCTCTTTGGCGGCTGGGCTGGACTGGTAAAGTCCGGGGGGCTTAGCCCGCGTCCTTGA
- the dxs gene encoding 1-deoxy-D-xylulose-5-phosphate synthase, with product MSAATSTDERYELLDAINSPTDLRRLPESELPKLAEECRRFLIHAVAKTGGHLASSLGACELTIALHYVYETPEDRLVWDVGHQAYVHKLLTGRREMFPTLRQKGGMSGFPSRFESSYDTFGVGHGGTSISAAAGMNEGLHHQKKRRHTVAVIGDGSITSGMAFEALNHAGEVGRPFTVVLNDNEWAISRNVGALSRTLSRRIVTEDFIQTKDLVRRWVHEKLGAKMEDRIRHIEDAVKSVVLPVSPLFEAFGFEYLGPVDGHNVHALVKALRAAKENHKPVLLHILTRKGKGWEVSEADPLVYHGLGKYDPKSGERAPAAPAPDPWQKHFARAAIDLAKQDSRIVAITGAMATGTSCDVFQKEFPDRCYDVGMCEQHAVTLAAGLACEGMRPIAAIYSTFLQRAYDQVVHDVCIQNLPVLFCMDRAGLAGDDGVTHQGMFDIAYLRCLPNMVCMAPKDENELRNMMYTATKLDCPSSVRYPRGPAMGIPYDKEFSQIPVGKAEILREGKDVTLLALGHQVPEAVKAAELLAAEGVQTTVVNARFIKPLDRETIIETATATGRLVTIEEAALMGGFGSAVCELLMDEGVHRDIDIRRLGVSDRFVEHGTQAAWREEFKLTAPRIAETVRQMIRKTRLRSVKDAG from the coding sequence ATGAGTGCTGCCACAAGTACCGACGAACGCTACGAACTGCTCGACGCCATCAACTCGCCGACCGATCTGCGCCGGTTGCCGGAATCCGAGCTTCCCAAACTGGCCGAAGAGTGCCGCCGGTTCCTCATTCATGCGGTCGCCAAGACGGGCGGACACCTCGCCTCGTCGCTAGGCGCCTGCGAACTCACCATCGCCCTCCACTACGTCTATGAGACTCCCGAAGACCGGCTCGTCTGGGACGTGGGTCACCAGGCCTATGTCCACAAGCTGCTTACCGGACGCCGGGAGATGTTCCCCACACTCCGTCAGAAGGGCGGCATGTCCGGTTTCCCCTCCCGGTTCGAAAGCTCCTACGACACGTTCGGTGTCGGTCATGGCGGAACCTCGATTTCGGCCGCTGCCGGCATGAACGAAGGGCTGCATCACCAGAAGAAGCGGCGCCACACGGTCGCAGTGATCGGCGATGGTTCGATCACCTCCGGCATGGCATTCGAGGCGCTCAATCATGCCGGTGAAGTGGGGCGCCCATTCACCGTTGTCCTGAACGACAACGAGTGGGCGATCTCGCGCAACGTGGGGGCGCTCTCCCGTACCCTGAGCCGACGAATCGTGACCGAGGATTTTATCCAGACAAAGGATCTGGTTCGCCGCTGGGTTCACGAGAAGCTCGGCGCGAAGATGGAAGACCGAATCCGCCATATCGAGGATGCCGTCAAAAGCGTCGTGCTCCCGGTCTCGCCGCTGTTCGAGGCGTTCGGCTTCGAATATCTGGGCCCCGTGGATGGGCATAACGTTCATGCCCTGGTGAAGGCGCTGCGGGCCGCCAAGGAAAACCACAAGCCTGTGCTGCTCCATATCCTCACCCGCAAGGGCAAGGGGTGGGAGGTTTCCGAAGCCGATCCGCTCGTTTACCACGGCCTAGGCAAGTACGACCCCAAGTCGGGAGAGCGTGCCCCGGCTGCTCCGGCCCCCGACCCGTGGCAAAAGCACTTCGCCCGTGCGGCGATTGATCTGGCGAAGCAGGATTCCCGTATCGTCGCCATCACCGGTGCGATGGCGACGGGAACCAGTTGTGACGTATTCCAGAAGGAGTTTCCCGACCGCTGCTACGACGTCGGCATGTGCGAGCAGCATGCCGTGACGCTGGCGGCGGGGCTCGCCTGCGAAGGCATGCGCCCCATTGCAGCGATCTACTCGACGTTCCTCCAGCGCGCCTATGACCAGGTGGTTCACGACGTCTGTATCCAGAACCTGCCCGTACTGTTCTGCATGGACCGCGCTGGCCTGGCTGGTGATGACGGCGTGACGCACCAGGGGATGTTCGACATCGCCTACCTGCGCTGCCTGCCGAACATGGTCTGCATGGCCCCCAAGGACGAGAACGAACTCAGGAACATGATGTACACGGCGACCAAGCTCGACTGCCCCTCGTCCGTCCGGTATCCGCGTGGACCCGCCATGGGGATCCCCTACGACAAGGAGTTCTCCCAGATCCCGGTTGGCAAGGCCGAAATCCTTCGCGAGGGTAAGGATGTGACGCTTCTGGCACTGGGCCACCAGGTGCCGGAAGCAGTGAAGGCCGCTGAACTTCTCGCTGCCGAAGGGGTCCAGACAACCGTGGTGAATGCCCGGTTTATCAAGCCGCTGGACCGCGAGACGATAATCGAAACCGCTACCGCTACCGGGCGGCTTGTGACTATCGAGGAGGCGGCCCTGATGGGTGGCTTCGGATCGGCAGTTTGTGAACTTTTGATGGACGAAGGCGTCCACAGGGATATCGACATCAGACGGCTCGGGGTCTCTGACCGGTTTGTCGAGCATGGCACCCAGGCCGCCTGGCGTGAGGAGTTCAAGCTCACGGCCCCAAGGATTGCCGAAACAGTCCGGCAGATGATCCGCAAGACACGGCTCCGGAGCGTCAAGGACGCGGGCTAA
- a CDS encoding homogentisate 1,2-dioxygenase, whose translation MRSWLQLQKGQTPRQAHVGLDGLKDDELGRQGFSGKVAELYRRNDPTAWSRIEGPHRPRDFSLNRLVPPDQNDPNGRPLKLMFNADLSIHLSRRAAPMPYFFRNADGDELHFVHRGEGTVETEFGPLTYGPGDYVLIPKGVTYRVVPANADNYFVILETVGEIDFPDFGALGRHAPFDPTVIRIPEPQAFDQPGEHEVRIKLDGRYTSCTYPFHPFDVVGWKGDLFPFAMNIRDFCPILSDRVHLPPSVHCNFQAAGVYVINFLPRPAEGIRDAERVPWYHRNVDFDEVIFNHGGEFMGVPIPKGRMSLSPQGVHHGIPEMVREFTRKNWKKDQMLNWEIISFDCSRPLHVTPEADAAVRLPKASLGT comes from the coding sequence ATGCGTTCCTGGCTGCAACTTCAGAAGGGACAGACGCCCCGGCAGGCCCATGTGGGCCTGGATGGTCTTAAGGATGACGAACTCGGCCGCCAGGGGTTTTCCGGGAAGGTGGCAGAACTCTACCGCCGTAACGATCCGACAGCCTGGAGCCGGATAGAGGGTCCGCATCGTCCCCGCGATTTCAGCCTGAACCGGCTGGTTCCACCTGACCAGAATGACCCGAACGGCCGTCCGCTCAAGCTGATGTTCAATGCCGACCTGTCAATACATCTGAGCCGCCGGGCAGCACCGATGCCCTATTTTTTCCGGAATGCCGATGGCGATGAGCTTCATTTCGTCCACCGCGGCGAAGGAACAGTTGAAACCGAATTCGGCCCCCTCACCTACGGACCGGGGGACTATGTGCTGATTCCAAAAGGCGTCACCTACCGGGTAGTTCCGGCAAATGCGGACAACTACTTCGTCATTCTGGAAACCGTGGGCGAGATCGACTTCCCCGACTTTGGGGCCCTTGGCCGCCACGCTCCGTTCGATCCCACAGTAATCCGCATTCCGGAACCACAGGCATTCGACCAGCCGGGCGAGCACGAGGTACGCATCAAGCTTGATGGCCGGTATACATCTTGCACCTACCCGTTCCATCCGTTCGACGTCGTGGGATGGAAGGGCGATCTTTTCCCTTTCGCCATGAACATCCGTGACTTCTGCCCGATCCTGAGCGACCGGGTGCATCTGCCGCCATCGGTCCACTGCAATTTCCAGGCGGCAGGTGTCTACGTCATCAACTTCCTGCCCCGGCCTGCCGAAGGCATTCGTGACGCCGAGAGGGTTCCCTGGTATCACCGGAACGTCGACTTCGACGAGGTGATTTTCAACCACGGCGGAGAATTCATGGGAGTTCCGATTCCCAAGGGACGCATGTCCCTCTCGCCCCAGGGAGTCCACCACGGCATTCCCGAAATGGTACGGGAGTTCACCCGCAAGAACTGGAAAAAAGACCAGATGCTCAACTGGGAAATCATTAGTTTCGACTGCTCCCGCCCTCTACACGTAACTCCAGAGGCTGACGCCGCTGTCCGGCTTCCCAAGGCATCGCTCGGGACCTGA
- a CDS encoding acyl-CoA desaturase, with translation MTTATTEIIETPATHPPVPIPRSAKRNAATQAAKPPVRSEEPAARLTDEERFRRFGEAVDKIRRRVEEQIGKDDVDYITKVDNFSRAMTITGRALLHFSVGPVSWTAGVIALWIGRQLQATEIGHTALHGAFDGLPGADKFQSETFDWDVPIDEESWRYGHNIRHHQFTNIAGKDPDIHFGPVRLNAQTPHRTVNYFQVPIALAVASNFGFAMNPHFTGLLDVYSSNGRGGMDTLKDRSWKTIALAHWKTFRKWGPYYFRNYVFFPALAGPGFLKVLAGNVAAEILRDLYTAATIWCGHVGEDVKDYPEGTKARNRGEWYAMQVEGANNFEVPLPLSMLCGALDRQIEHHLFPKFPTNRLREVAPEIRQICEEYGISYRTGTWPNTLGKVFQRVWQLSFPDKPETVEAEAVRV, from the coding sequence ATGACTACCGCCACCACCGAAATCATCGAAACTCCTGCTACCCACCCGCCGGTGCCCATTCCCCGCTCGGCCAAACGAAATGCCGCCACGCAGGCTGCCAAGCCTCCAGTCCGTTCGGAAGAACCGGCCGCCCGGCTCACGGACGAGGAACGGTTTCGCCGGTTCGGCGAGGCGGTGGACAAAATCCGGCGCCGCGTCGAGGAACAGATCGGCAAGGATGACGTCGACTATATCACCAAGGTGGACAACTTCTCCCGTGCCATGACAATCACCGGACGCGCCCTGCTCCACTTCAGCGTTGGGCCCGTTTCATGGACGGCGGGAGTCATTGCACTGTGGATCGGTCGACAGCTTCAGGCGACCGAAATCGGCCACACCGCCTTGCACGGAGCATTCGACGGCCTGCCCGGCGCAGACAAGTTCCAGTCGGAAACCTTCGACTGGGACGTTCCGATCGACGAAGAGTCCTGGCGCTATGGGCACAACATCCGACACCACCAGTTCACCAATATCGCTGGCAAGGATCCGGACATCCATTTCGGACCGGTTCGTCTCAATGCCCAGACGCCTCACCGCACGGTGAATTACTTTCAGGTGCCGATCGCGCTGGCCGTGGCGAGCAACTTCGGTTTTGCCATGAACCCGCATTTCACCGGACTGCTGGATGTATACAGCAGCAACGGGCGGGGTGGCATGGACACGCTGAAGGACAGGTCATGGAAGACCATCGCGCTCGCCCACTGGAAGACTTTCCGCAAGTGGGGCCCCTACTACTTCAGAAACTATGTGTTTTTCCCGGCACTGGCTGGCCCAGGATTCCTGAAAGTGCTCGCCGGCAACGTGGCTGCTGAAATCCTCCGCGATCTCTACACGGCGGCGACCATCTGGTGCGGACATGTGGGCGAGGACGTCAAGGACTACCCAGAAGGTACCAAGGCGCGAAACCGCGGCGAGTGGTATGCCATGCAGGTGGAAGGTGCCAACAATTTTGAGGTTCCGCTTCCCCTCTCCATGCTGTGCGGCGCCCTGGACCGGCAGATCGAACACCATCTGTTCCCGAAATTCCCCACGAACCGGCTTCGGGAAGTCGCCCCGGAAATCCGCCAGATCTGCGAAGAATACGGCATCAGCTACAGGACCGGCACATGGCCAAACACGCTTGGCAAGGTCTTCCAGCGCGTCTGGCAGCTCAGCTTCCCTGACAAGCCGGAAACGGTAGAAGCCGAAGCGGTGCGGGTCTGA
- a CDS encoding CBS domain-containing protein, with the protein MSKGIPPVHKYMTTSPITIGHDQKIVKAEEIMHANRIRHLPVLKGGKFTGILTDRDIKFVQGLRDLDASTLVVDDVVREQAFTVDAESPLDQVASEMAELKVGSAIVTQNGKLVGIFTTVDAMQALAELLRTRLGH; encoded by the coding sequence ATGAGCAAGGGCATACCACCCGTACACAAATACATGACCACCAGTCCCATCACGATCGGCCATGACCAGAAGATCGTCAAAGCCGAGGAGATCATGCACGCCAACCGCATCCGGCACCTGCCAGTGCTGAAGGGCGGGAAATTTACCGGGATCCTCACCGACCGTGATATCAAGTTTGTTCAGGGTCTGCGGGATCTGGATGCAAGTACACTCGTTGTGGATGACGTAGTACGCGAGCAGGCGTTCACCGTCGATGCAGAGTCGCCGCTGGATCAGGTGGCATCGGAGATGGCCGAACTGAAGGTGGGATCCGCCATCGTTACGCAGAATGGCAAGCTGGTCGGCATATTCACAACGGTAGATGCCATGCAGGCGCTCGCCGAATTGCTCCGTACGCGGCTTGGACACTGA
- a CDS encoding haloalkane dehalogenase, with protein MKALRTPDERFTDLPGYPFKPNYVFVDDTDNGPLRMHYVDEGPRDAAPVLMLHGEPSWSYLYRKMLPVFVEAGYRAIAPDLIGFGRSDKPTKQGDYTHARHVEWTGKLVRQLDLRNITLVCQDWGGLIGLRLITEEGARFGRVVAANTILPGFPMNAPELKGVFGMGRFIKTIAAFGAWYAFSQLNPSWKAGTVVGLGVARKMLPEIRAAYDAPFPSSAYMAGARVFPRLVPKDRLANRKTWEQLMRWEKPFLCAFSDKDPIMREMAGIIPALIPGAKGQPHTTIRGAGHFLQEDNGEELAGVIVEFLRRR; from the coding sequence ATGAAAGCACTCCGGACGCCCGACGAACGTTTCACGGACCTCCCCGGATATCCGTTCAAGCCCAACTACGTATTCGTGGATGATACTGATAATGGCCCGCTTCGCATGCACTACGTGGATGAAGGCCCGCGGGATGCCGCGCCCGTTCTGATGCTGCATGGTGAGCCGTCCTGGTCCTATCTTTACCGGAAGATGCTCCCGGTGTTCGTGGAAGCGGGATACCGGGCCATTGCACCGGACCTGATCGGCTTCGGCCGGTCGGACAAGCCCACGAAGCAAGGGGATTACACCCATGCCCGGCATGTGGAATGGACAGGCAAACTCGTCCGGCAGCTGGATCTCCGGAATATCACGCTTGTTTGCCAGGACTGGGGCGGCCTGATCGGCCTCCGGCTGATTACGGAGGAAGGCGCGAGATTCGGGCGCGTGGTTGCCGCCAATACGATCCTGCCGGGTTTTCCCATGAATGCGCCGGAACTGAAAGGCGTGTTCGGCATGGGAAGGTTCATCAAAACCATTGCCGCGTTTGGAGCGTGGTACGCCTTTTCACAACTCAATCCTTCCTGGAAGGCAGGTACTGTGGTCGGACTTGGTGTAGCCCGGAAGATGCTGCCCGAGATTCGCGCCGCATATGATGCGCCATTTCCTTCCAGCGCCTACATGGCCGGAGCACGGGTGTTTCCAAGGCTCGTCCCGAAAGACCGGCTGGCAAACCGCAAGACATGGGAGCAGCTGATGCGATGGGAGAAACCCTTTTTATGCGCGTTCAGCGACAAGGATCCGATCATGCGCGAGATGGCAGGCATTATCCCGGCCCTCATCCCCGGCGCGAAGGGCCAGCCGCACACCACAATCCGGGGTGCCGGCCATTTCCTCCAGGAAGACAACGGAGAAGAACTGGCTGGTGTGATTGTTGAATTCCTGCGCCGGAGATAG
- a CDS encoding TIGR01777 family oxidoreductase codes for MRIAVTGGTGFIGKVVVKRLLDAGLETVVLSRDPVKAAFQMDRRVRCAPWSASMSPEELAEAIEGCAAIVHLAGENVGAGRWTESRKRALVESRTIGTQTLVQAISRMNEKPRTFVAASAVGFYGDRGDELLDESSAPGAGFLTDLCIAWEAAARQAEKLGVRVVSLRIGMAVGRGGGALEKMALPFRMFAGGHIGSGNQWVPWVHVEDVAGLVMFALNNAGAPSVMNVCAPEPVQLKTFCRELGRVMNRPSWFPVPGFVLKTALGEQSTIVLSSTRAEPKAALSAGYTFRFPDVSSALREAVS; via the coding sequence ATGCGTATAGCTGTAACCGGCGGGACCGGGTTTATCGGGAAAGTGGTGGTCAAACGGCTCCTCGATGCGGGACTTGAAACGGTGGTCCTTTCCCGTGATCCAGTGAAAGCCGCATTCCAGATGGACCGCCGCGTCCGGTGTGCGCCGTGGTCAGCGTCCATGAGCCCGGAAGAACTGGCCGAGGCTATAGAAGGCTGCGCCGCCATCGTTCATCTTGCCGGTGAAAACGTAGGTGCGGGCCGCTGGACCGAAAGCCGCAAACGGGCGCTGGTTGAAAGCCGCACTATTGGCACGCAGACACTGGTCCAGGCGATATCGAGGATGAACGAAAAACCCAGGACTTTTGTAGCGGCCTCAGCGGTCGGTTTTTATGGCGACCGTGGTGATGAACTCCTGGATGAGTCCAGCGCGCCGGGTGCGGGGTTCCTGACGGACCTCTGTATCGCCTGGGAGGCGGCCGCCCGGCAAGCAGAAAAACTGGGCGTCCGAGTCGTTAGCTTGAGGATTGGCATGGCGGTGGGTCGTGGCGGCGGAGCGCTGGAGAAGATGGCGCTCCCGTTCAGGATGTTTGCAGGTGGACACATCGGGTCCGGGAACCAGTGGGTTCCGTGGGTTCATGTGGAGGACGTGGCCGGTCTCGTCATGTTTGCCTTGAACAACGCAGGTGCACCTTCTGTGATGAATGTCTGTGCGCCAGAGCCAGTACAGCTCAAGACCTTCTGCCGGGAACTGGGCCGCGTCATGAACCGGCCTTCCTGGTTTCCGGTTCCTGGTTTTGTCCTCAAGACAGCGCTGGGCGAGCAGTCCACCATCGTGCTCTCCAGCACCCGGGCGGAACCGAAGGCTGCGCTTTCTGCCGGCTATACCTTCCGGTTTCCCGACGTCTCCTCGGCATTGAGGGAAGCGGTCAGTTAA
- a CDS encoding SDR family oxidoreductase, whose product MGKSGAASFQDQNIIVTGGASGIGLAAAVALEARGARMALLDVNAAALEQSRERFRQPERVVTRTLDVAQAESVEAAVKSVDGEMGPVDILLASAGVMEAGPFLELTPDEIDRLVSINVTGTANAIRAVLPSMRERRQGRIITVASVLGLHAFREFAVYAATKFAVINLTESLASENLDYGIKFQVLCPPGTDTTLVAGLKHRPKSMEKFGLAPVDAVVTGLLEGIGKEEFLILVTPETRALHQLQRFAPPLFDQFVKWVS is encoded by the coding sequence ATGGGCAAAAGCGGCGCAGCTTCCTTTCAGGACCAGAATATCATTGTCACAGGCGGTGCAAGCGGCATCGGACTGGCCGCCGCTGTGGCACTGGAAGCCCGCGGTGCACGGATGGCACTGCTGGATGTGAATGCTGCCGCACTGGAACAGTCCCGGGAACGGTTCCGGCAACCTGAACGCGTTGTGACGCGCACTTTGGATGTGGCCCAGGCAGAATCAGTCGAGGCTGCGGTAAAAAGCGTAGACGGCGAAATGGGGCCCGTGGATATCCTGCTTGCGTCAGCCGGTGTTATGGAGGCCGGTCCGTTTTTGGAGTTGACGCCGGACGAGATCGACCGCCTCGTATCGATCAATGTAACCGGTACGGCAAACGCGATCCGGGCCGTGCTCCCCTCCATGCGCGAACGGCGGCAGGGACGCATTATTACGGTGGCAAGCGTGCTCGGCCTGCATGCTTTCCGCGAGTTCGCCGTCTATGCAGCGACGAAGTTCGCCGTAATCAATCTTACCGAGTCGCTCGCCAGCGAAAACCTTGATTACGGCATCAAGTTCCAGGTTCTCTGTCCGCCTGGCACCGACACCACACTCGTCGCCGGCTTGAAGCACAGGCCAAAATCAATGGAAAAATTTGGTCTCGCTCCCGTAGACGCCGTGGTCACTGGGCTTTTGGAGGGCATCGGCAAGGAAGAGTTCCTTATCTTGGTCACCCCGGAAACCCGTGCCCTTCATCAGCTTCAGCGTTTTGCTCCGCCCCTTTTCGACCAGTTCGTGAAGTGGGTTTCCTGA
- a CDS encoding NAD-dependent epimerase/dehydratase family protein, producing MPDPKASAPSGSTTKGKTRLVSKGSRKTLKHNVLVTGATSTIGRQLVVKLIHDPNVDKVWAFSRRERPYYFSDLPSDRFTFHRVAPLNVRRLQEICTSPEFQAANIDTIVHLGFQVGYSGDLDTVRDYNIKGTQNLLNLALEQPSIRKFIFLSSAKVFRLHENEPVVLTESSELDLSIRDEPYVKDLIEADILCQHEISRRKLQMLILRPSYVIGRNVHSFFSYYFDSPLLLRVMNHNPMVNLVHSGDVIRAIRMSVASETSGVLNIVGRETLHLKDFIALTKLPTLSVPERVIEPAWQAVRRLRFNRHPFPFRAARPLTHHMLLSGVRAKEEIGYEPEHHVKFDARP from the coding sequence ATGCCCGACCCAAAAGCATCGGCTCCTTCAGGTTCCACCACCAAGGGGAAAACCAGATTGGTGTCCAAAGGCAGCCGCAAGACCCTCAAGCACAATGTCCTGGTAACCGGCGCAACCTCGACGATCGGCCGCCAGCTTGTCGTCAAACTCATCCATGACCCTAACGTGGATAAGGTTTGGGCCTTTTCGCGCCGAGAGCGGCCGTACTATTTCAGCGATCTGCCGTCTGACCGGTTTACGTTTCACCGGGTTGCTCCGCTCAACGTCAGGCGTTTGCAGGAAATATGCACATCACCGGAGTTCCAGGCAGCCAACATTGACACGATCGTCCATCTGGGCTTCCAGGTCGGCTATTCGGGCGATCTCGACACCGTGCGTGACTACAATATCAAGGGAACGCAGAACCTTCTCAATCTGGCACTTGAGCAGCCGAGCATCCGGAAGTTCATTTTCCTGTCATCGGCCAAGGTGTTCCGCCTGCATGAGAACGAGCCGGTCGTACTGACCGAATCGAGTGAACTGGATCTCAGCATCCGCGACGAGCCGTATGTAAAGGATCTGATCGAGGCGGATATCCTCTGTCAGCATGAAATCTCGCGTCGCAAGCTCCAGATGCTGATCCTCAGGCCGTCGTATGTCATCGGACGGAATGTGCATAGCTTCTTCAGCTACTATTTCGATTCACCGCTCCTGTTGCGGGTGATGAACCACAATCCCATGGTCAATCTCGTCCACTCGGGCGATGTGATACGCGCGATCCGCATGTCGGTTGCGTCGGAGACCAGCGGGGTGCTCAACATCGTGGGGCGGGAGACCCTGCACCTCAAGGATTTCATCGCGTTGACCAAGCTGCCGACGCTTTCGGTCCCTGAGCGTGTGATCGAGCCGGCATGGCAGGCGGTGCGCCGTCTCCGGTTTAACCGTCATCCATTCCCGTTCCGGGCCGCCCGCCCGCTCACCCACCACATGCTGCTCTCGGGCGTCCGCGCCAAGGAAGAGATCGGCTACGAGCCGGAGCATCACGTCAAGTTTGATGCGCGGCCCTGA